AGCAGCCCACCGTCAGCGACTTCTCGGCGCTCGTCGCCGCCGTGGCCCGGCATCGCGTCGACCCGCCGCGCCTCGGCGTCGACTCCGACCCGGCCTGGCGGGCCGCCGCACTGCTGCACACCCTCGCCCTGCTCAAGCCCCTGCCGGCCGCCAACGCCCGTTTCGCCTGCGCCACGGCCGTGGCCTACATGTTCGTCAGCGGCGTCGGGATCGACCCGCCCTACGGGGCCCTCGTGGATCTCGCGCGTGACCTGATCTCCGGGAAGACCGATGTCTACGGGGCGGCGGACCGGCTGAGGTCCTGGCAGATCTGAGCGGGCCGGGGAGAGCGGTCCCACCCCGGGGCCGCCGAC
This genomic stretch from Streptomyces deccanensis harbors:
- a CDS encoding toxin Doc, with protein sequence MAPVIHIDVPWLLQRHEEVMPEQPTVSDFSALVAAVARHRVDPPRLGVDSDPAWRAAALLHTLALLKPLPAANARFACATAVAYMFVSGVGIDPPYGALVDLARDLISGKTDVYGAADRLRSWQI